ATCGGCAGGGCCGCAGGAGCTGGCCGATTGGATTCGGCGACCTGACGAGGGCATGTGCGCCGATGTTCCTCCTCCAGCTCCCAGTCACAGGCGCCGCCACCATCGACCAGATCTTCACCACGGCCCCTCGCACCACCTCGTCGCCGGCGCGTCCTCCAGGGCAGAGCTGTGGGAGGAGTCCCTGCGGAAGGCCACGGAGCTGGCGCAGGCCGTCGCCAACGCCCTCTTCTCGCTGCCGGCCACCGAGGGTTGCGACGGCCCCGTCgtccgcctcccgccgcccaccaatCGCCTACCCCGCGAGAAGCATGTGAGAATACTGCATCCCGTCATGTTCCAGCTCCAGAGtgccgtctatccgaccgggtacgCGGTCTGCTCCCCCCTGATCAGATTGGGTTTGTTCTTAGGATATCCCCGGGTTCTGTTCTGTGCGGGTATATACGCAGATCTTTGGGGTTTATTTGCAGCTTTGGTTAGTTGGCTTCTGACGAGTGTGAGTCGTCGTAGTAGtcacccgcaaaaaaagaaaaaagaaaaaaaagacgaGTGTGAGTCGTCGATCGTTGTCTGCGTAGCTCTGCCGGCGTTGATGTTAATCCCGTCGAAGTAGCCGGCACAAAGTCCACGAATTTTTTTGACTTTGCGCTCATGAAATGCTTTTAGTTTATTGATCCGAAGACAGTGATCCACTGAACTATTTTTCAGTTTGCGTCCTCTGCTTTTCACAGTTCTTTCAGGATTTGCTTGTTCACAAATTTCTGTGTTGTTTCTGCAGGCATTATTATGTCAGCATGAGCATTGGGGATCCGGCCAAGCCTTACTTCCTGGGTAGCCCAAGTTTGCTTGACTGTTTGTT
This portion of the Triticum dicoccoides isolate Atlit2015 ecotype Zavitan chromosome 7A, WEW_v2.0, whole genome shotgun sequence genome encodes:
- the LOC119327480 gene encoding uncharacterized protein LOC119327480 isoform X4, giving the protein MCADVPPPAPSHRRRHHRPDLHHGPSHHLVAGASSRAELWEESLRKATELAQAVANALFSLPATEGCDGPVVRLPPPTNRLPREKHVRILHPVMFQLQSAVYPTGHYYVSMSIGDPAKPYFLGSPSLLDCLLCSPLFCNCTYTPMACSVICFLYSFVHVLCWLIHGEPSSSTLALVARDQHHELASFLAWFTSFGLF
- the LOC119327480 gene encoding uncharacterized protein LOC119327480 isoform X3 → MCADVPPPAPSHRRRHHRPDLHHGPSHHLVAGASSRAELWEESLRKATELAQAVANALFSLPATEGCDGPVVRLPPPTNRLPREKHVRILHPVMFQLQSAVYPTGHYYVSMSIGDPAKPYFLGSPSLLDCLLCSPLFCNCTYTPMACSVICFLYSFVHVLCWLIHGEPSSSTLALVARDQHHELASFLAWFTSQFGLF
- the LOC119327480 gene encoding uncharacterized protein LOC119327480 isoform X2, encoding MCADVPPPAPSHRRRHHRPDLHHGPSHHLVAGASSRAELWEESLRKATELAQAVANALFSLPATEGCDGPVVRLPPPTNRLPREKHVRILHPVMFQLQSAVYPTGHYYVSMSIGDPAKPYFLGSPSLLDCLLCSPLFCNCTYTPMACSVICFLYSFVHVLCWLIHGEPSSSTLALVARDQHHELASFLAWFTSTLGQPHVYFCQMYQLN
- the LOC119327480 gene encoding uncharacterized protein LOC119327480 isoform X1, producing MCADVPPPAPSHRRRHHRPDLHHGPSHHLVAGASSRAELWEESLRKATELAQAVANALFSLPATEGCDGPVVRLPPPTNRLPREKHVRILHPVMFQLQSAVYPTGHYYVSMSIGDPAKPYFLGSPSLLDCLLCSPLFCNCTYTPMACSVICFLYSFVHVLCWLIHGEPSSSTLALVARDQHHELASFLAWFTSVSQTIAMQELEFHLIECYLNHSVLL
- the LOC119327480 gene encoding ribosome biogenesis regulatory protein homolog isoform X5, whose product is MCADVPPPAPSHRRRHHRPDLHHGPSHHLVAGASSRAELWEESLRKATELAQAVANALFSLPATEGCDGPVVRLPPPTNRLPREKHALLCQHEHWGSGQALLPG